The Candidatus Limnocylindrales bacterium genome has a segment encoding these proteins:
- a CDS encoding NADH-quinone oxidoreductase subunit M, protein MEILARLAYILVAIPGLISLFMLEKHVLSWIIFFPLIGAAIILFLPKGQEELMKRVAALTTFFPLVMAFYIFLKFNRTSTDFQFVEHAPWIPYFNIDYFLGIDGISVSMVLLTALLSFLCIFASWGIDKAVRGYLCLFLLLDTGMMGVFAALDFFLFFIFWEVMLLPMYFLIGIWGSPSRVDPDGMVRGGPYAAIKFFLYTLVGSALMLICILYFYFVHEPHTFDMTKLMASHASYSPRAQWWLWVALYIGFAIKVPVFPFHTWLPDAHVEAPTAISVILAGILLKMGTYGLLRINYPMLPQATVQFSYFLAVMGMINIIYGALCAMAQKDLKKLVAYSSISHMGYVLLGMSSFTPEGINGAVFQMFNHGTITAMLFLIVGVIYDRAHHRQIEEFGGLAQQMPIYSGITGLAFFAALGLPGLSAFISEALVFLGAFQRYTLITMISVTGVILGAGYMLWTMQRVFLGPLNPKYATLPEINKRELFTLVPLGIIVIILGFYPMPVLNLLNTSLVQLNELVRSFL, encoded by the coding sequence ATGGAAATACTGGCACGATTAGCCTATATTCTGGTAGCCATTCCGGGACTGATTTCTCTTTTTATGCTGGAAAAGCATGTGTTATCCTGGATTATCTTTTTTCCTTTAATAGGCGCAGCGATTATTCTTTTCCTTCCCAAGGGACAAGAGGAGCTCATGAAACGGGTCGCAGCCCTTACGACCTTCTTCCCCCTGGTCATGGCTTTTTATATTTTCCTCAAATTTAATCGTACCTCGACTGATTTCCAGTTTGTAGAACATGCGCCCTGGATTCCTTATTTCAATATCGATTATTTCCTTGGGATTGATGGAATCAGCGTTTCCATGGTTCTGTTAACAGCCCTCCTGAGCTTTCTCTGTATTTTTGCCTCCTGGGGAATTGATAAAGCCGTTCGAGGTTATCTGTGTCTTTTCCTGCTTTTGGATACCGGAATGATGGGAGTTTTCGCAGCTCTGGACTTCTTCCTGTTCTTTATTTTCTGGGAAGTGATGCTCCTTCCCATGTATTTCCTTATCGGAATTTGGGGAAGCCCCTCTCGGGTAGATCCTGATGGAATGGTTCGAGGAGGTCCTTACGCAGCCATTAAATTCTTCTTATATACCCTGGTAGGAAGTGCCCTCATGCTCATCTGTATCTTATACTTCTATTTCGTTCATGAGCCGCATACCTTCGATATGACCAAATTGATGGCATCCCATGCCTCTTACAGCCCAAGAGCCCAGTGGTGGCTTTGGGTAGCCCTTTATATTGGGTTTGCTATTAAGGTTCCGGTCTTTCCTTTTCATACCTGGTTACCCGATGCCCACGTAGAAGCCCCTACAGCGATTAGTGTCATTCTGGCTGGTATCCTGCTTAAAATGGGCACTTACGGACTCCTTCGAATCAATTATCCCATGCTCCCCCAGGCGACCGTCCAGTTCTCGTATTTCCTAGCCGTTATGGGAATGATAAATATTATCTACGGAGCTCTATGCGCCATGGCCCAGAAAGATCTGAAGAAATTGGTGGCTTATTCCAGTATCAGTCATATGGGGTATGTGCTTTTGGGTATGTCCAGTTTTACACCGGAGGGGATCAACGGTGCGGTCTTCCAGATGTTCAATCATGGGACCATCACGGCCATGCTTTTCTTGATCGTAGGGGTCATCTATGATCGAGCACATCACCGACAAATCGAAGAATTTGGAGGCCTGGCGCAACAAATGCCTATTTATAGTGGTATTACCGGACTTGCGTTCTTTGCAGCTCTGGGGTTACCCGGATTAAGTGCCTTTATCAGTGAGGCTTTGGTATTTCTGGGAGCTTTTCAACGTTATACTTTGATTACTATGATCTCGGTGACCGGAGTTATTTTAGGGGCCGGATATATGCTTTGGACCATGCAACGGGTGTTCCTGGGACCTTTAAATCCTAAATATGCAACCCTTCCAGAAATCAACAAACGGGAATTATTTACCCTGGTACCCCTGGGTATTATTGTCATTATTCTCGGTTTTTATCCAATGCCGGTGCTCAACTTGCTTAATACTTCCCTGGTTCAACTCAATGAACTTGTCCGGTCGTTCCTGTAA